Sequence from the Corallococcus soli genome:
CGGAGCAGGCGCAGTACCTGCGCACGCTCGACCTGGAGTCGGTGGCCCGCGCGGTGCTGGAGTCGCGGCTGGCGGAGCTGGAGCAGCAATCCCAGACACTGGTGTCCCAGCGCGGGGACGACGCGGTGAGCCGCCGGCTCCAGGGCGAGCTGCCCCTGTACCTGCTGCGCGCGCGGCAGCAGCTGCCCGGCACCGACCTGGAGTCCTCGCGCCGGCTGGTGGACGCCGCGCGCGAGGCCTTCCTCGAAATCCTCCTGTCGGACCTGGAGGGCTCGCTCTCCGGACGCGAGCTGCCGGGGGGCTTCACGCCGGAGGAGTGGGCGGAGCTGCGCGCGCGCGTGGCGGAGCAGCTCGCGCGGGCGCGGGCGCGCAAGTCGGCCAGCGTGGACGAGGCCTTCCTGTACTACCAGTCCGCGCACGCGCTGTACCTGCGCGCGCTGGTGGACAACCTGGAGGAGGCGCTGGCCGCCGCCCGGCGGGAGTCCGGCGGGGACCTGCGCGCGCTGTCGGGCTGGGAGGCGGAGGTGGAGGCGCAGCTGAAGTCGGCGCGCGCGCACCTGGACCAGGGAGAGGTGAACCAGGCCACGCCTGACTACCGCACCGCCCACCAGACCTTCGAGCGCAACGCGACGCTGCGGCAGAAGGCGGCGTCCGTGGGCAGCCGGCAGTCGGTGCTGGAGATGCTCCCGGACGTGACGTTGGATCCGTTCTCCCAGAAGCCCGCGGAGCCCCCGCCGCCGCTGCCCGGCGCGCCCGCGGGCGGCAACATCACGCCGCTGCCGCCGCCGGGCATCACCAAGACGGGCACGGACGCGCTGGTGAACCTGGACTGGATCCCCCTGCCGCGCTCGGGCGACCTGTGGAAGGTGGAGCTCGCGGTGCTGGGGATGATGTCCATCATCGCGGTGCTGCTGGGGCTCCAACTGCTGGACGTCTTCTCCCCCACCTGGGGCGGCTCCGGCGCGTGGATGTCCGCCTTCCTCTGGGGCTTCGGCCTGCACCAGGTGGGCAACGCCACCTTCGACGGCCTGTGGGGCATGGTGTCGAAGCTGGAGAAGTAGCTCAGGCCTTCTTGCCCCGGATGGCGCGCGCGGCCAGCGTGTCGAGCAGCCCCGGGGCGACGAGCTTGAGCACCAGGCCCACGCGGGCGGTGAGCGTCATCACCACCTCGCGGTCGCGGCGCTCCATGGCGCGCAGGATGAGGCCCACGCAGGTGTCCACGTCCATGGTGGCGCCCTCCTCGTCGCGAGGGCTCTGCCCCAGGGGCCGGCCCTCGGCGCCCAGCGCGTTGGCGCGGATGCCCGTGGCCACGAAGCCCGGGGACACCACCAGCACGTCGGTGCCGGTGCCCAGCAGCTCGATGCGCAGCGAGTCGAAGAAGCCCTGCATGGCGTGCTTGCTGGCGGCGTAGCCGGTGCGCGTGGGCACGCCCGTCTTGCCCGTCAGCGACGAGATGGCGACGAGCAGTCCCTTGCGCGCCTTGACGTGCGGCAGCGCGTGGAAGGTGCAGTGCACCGCGCCCAGGTAGTTGATGCGCATCAGCCGCTCGAAGAGGCCCAGGTCCTTCACGTCCTCGAACCGGGCGTGCATGGTGACGCCCGCGTTGTTGACGAGCACGTCCACGCCGCCGAACCCAGCGACAGCGCGCTCCACGAGCACGCGGCACGCCTCCGGGTCCCCCACGTCGGTGGGCACCGCCAGCGCCTTGCCCCCGGCGGCCTCGCACCGGGCCTTCACGCGCTCCAGCGCCTGGGCGTCGCGCGCGGCCAGCGTCACGTTCGCACCCCGGGCGGCCAGGGCCACCGCCAGCGCCTCGCCGATGCCGGACGAGGCGCCGGTGACAATCACGGACTTTGCTTGCATGGGCCGCATCCTCGCTCAGCCGTGCGCGCCGAGGAACCGCTCCACGAAGTGCAGGCCGCCAATGAGGAGCAGTCCACAGACGAAGCCCACCACGCGCTGGCGTGAGTCCGGGCCCCGGCGCAGCTCCGGCAGCAGGTCCACCGCGCCGATGTAGAGGAACGAGCCCCCGGCGATGGCCAGCACGGTGCCCTGGAGTGACGGCAGGTGCTGGGTGCCCACCAGCACGGCCCCGGCGCCCACCGCGGCGGTGAGCTGCACCGCGCCCAGCGCGACGAGCGACTTGACCCGGGACCAGCCCGCGGCGCGCAGCAGCGCGTAGTCGCCCACCTCCTGCGGCAGCTCGTGGAGGATGACGGCGAACGCGGTGGCGAAGCCCGCGCTGGGGGACACGAGGAAGGCGGCCGCCACCGCAGCGCCATCGCCCACGTTGTGCAGCGCATCCGACGCCAGCAGCGCCGCCGGCAGGGTGGGCGCGCCGTGCGCATGCGTGTGCCCATGGGCATGGCCGTGCGCGTGCGCGGAGGCGCCTTCGGCGTGGTGGTGGTGATGGCCCAGCGCCCACTCCAACAGGGCCAGGGCGACGAAGCTGCCCAGGGCCCAGGTGAAGGCGGAGTCCCCCAGCGCGGCCACGGCCTCCGGCAGCACCTCCAGGAAGACGGCGCCCAGCAGGGTGCCGGCGGCGAAGGCCACCAGCGCGGGCAACCGGCGTTGCAACCAGCGCTCGGACAGCACGCCGCCCGCCAGCCCCGCCACCCCGTCCAGCCCGACGGCGATGAAGACGAGCAGGACGGTCTGGGAATCCATCAGGCCA
This genomic interval carries:
- a CDS encoding SDR family oxidoreductase — translated: MRPMQAKSVIVTGASSGIGEALAVALAARGANVTLAARDAQALERVKARCEAAGGKALAVPTDVGDPEACRVLVERAVAGFGGVDVLVNNAGVTMHARFEDVKDLGLFERLMRINYLGAVHCTFHALPHVKARKGLLVAISSLTGKTGVPTRTGYAASKHAMQGFFDSLRIELLGTGTDVLVVSPGFVATGIRANALGAEGRPLGQSPRDEEGATMDVDTCVGLILRAMERRDREVVMTLTARVGLVLKLVAPGLLDTLAARAIRGKKA
- a CDS encoding ZIP family metal transporter, with amino-acid sequence MDSQTVLLVFIAVGLDGVAGLAGGVLSERWLQRRLPALVAFAAGTLLGAVFLEVLPEAVAALGDSAFTWALGSFVALALLEWALGHHHHHAEGASAHAHGHAHGHTHAHGAPTLPAALLASDALHNVGDGAAVAAAFLVSPSAGFATAFAVILHELPQEVGDYALLRAAGWSRVKSLVALGAVQLTAAVGAGAVLVGTQHLPSLQGTVLAIAGGSFLYIGAVDLLPELRRGPDSRQRVVGFVCGLLLIGGLHFVERFLGAHG